In Flavobacterium sp. WV_118_3, one DNA window encodes the following:
- a CDS encoding 2OG-Fe(II) oxygenase: MSDFQLNPLYEQIIDDLLNQQFSIADHFFSDDEVMALRESLLHKYEEDQFKKSAIGNQTNEQIVTAVRGDFIFWLNEAESSPAEKAYFDRINDFIEYLNRTCFMGIRDKEFHYAYYPEGTFYKRHLDTFQNDDRRKLSIVCYLNDQDWQPEYGGELAIYINKDGTEVTENVYPVKGRMVIFESQVLEHEVKPVKQPRLSITGWLRTR; the protein is encoded by the coding sequence ATGAGCGATTTCCAATTGAATCCACTATACGAACAAATCATCGACGATTTGTTAAACCAACAATTCAGCATTGCTGATCACTTTTTCTCGGACGACGAGGTAATGGCCTTACGAGAAAGTTTACTCCACAAATACGAAGAAGACCAGTTTAAAAAATCCGCTATCGGAAATCAAACCAACGAACAAATCGTAACAGCCGTTCGTGGGGATTTTATTTTCTGGCTGAATGAAGCCGAAAGTAGTCCGGCCGAAAAAGCCTATTTCGATAGGATCAACGATTTTATTGAATACCTGAACCGGACGTGTTTTATGGGAATCCGTGATAAGGAGTTTCATTATGCCTATTACCCGGAAGGTACTTTTTATAAAAGACATCTGGATACGTTTCAGAATGACGACCGACGAAAGTTGTCAATTGTATGCTATCTGAACGATCAGGACTGGCAACCGGAGTATGGTGGCGAATTGGCGATTTACATCAATAAGGATGGTACAGAAGTAACTGAAAATGTTTACCCGGTAAAAGGGCGGATGGTTATTTTCGAAAGTCAGGTGTTGGAACACGAAGTAAAACCCGTAAAACAACCGCGGTTAAGTATCACCGGCTGGTTGCGAACCCGATAA